A portion of the Bubalus kerabau isolate K-KA32 ecotype Philippines breed swamp buffalo chromosome 1, PCC_UOA_SB_1v2, whole genome shotgun sequence genome contains these proteins:
- the LOC129654917 gene encoding uncharacterized protein LOC129654917 produces MGKTRDLFKKIRDTKGTFHAKMSSIKDRNGMDLTEAEDIKKRWQEYTEELYKKDLHDPDNHDGVITDLEPDILECEVKWALESITMNKASGGDGIPVELFQILKDDAIKVLHSICQQIWKTKQWPQDWKRSVFIPIPKKGNAKECSNYHTIALISHASKVMLKILQARLQQYENRELPDVQAGFRKGRGTRDQIANIHWIMEKAREFQKSIYFCFIDYAKAFDCVDHNKLWKILKEMGIPDRIFYRCQLSDLFSTMAAKMLV; encoded by the coding sequence atgggaaagactagggatcttttcaagaaaatcagagataccaaaggaacatttcatgcaaagatgagctcgataaaggacagaaatggtatggacctaacagaagcagaagatattaagaagagatggcaagaatacacagaagaactgtacaaaaaagatcttcatgacccagataatcacgatggtgtgatcactgacttagagccagacatcctggaatgtgaagtcaagtgggccttagaaagcatcactatgaacaaagctagtggaggtgatggaattccagttgagctattccaaatcctgaaagatgatgctatcaaagtgctgcactcaatatgtcagcaaatttggaaaactaagcagtggccacaggactggaaaaggtcagttttcattccaatcccaaagaaaggcaatgccaaagaatgctcaaactaccacacaattgcactcatctcacatgctagtaaagtaatgctcaaaattctccaagccaggcttcagcaatatgagaaccgtgaacttcctgatgtgcaagctggttttagaaaaggcagaggaaccagagatcaaattgccaacatccactggatcatggaaaaagcaagagagttccagaaaagcatctatttctgctttattgactatgccaaagcctttgactgtgtggatcacaataaactgtggaaaattctgaaagagatgggaataccagacc